The genomic DNA CTCTTTCTTGTATTTTACAATCTTCTTTTTATCACTTTTATTGTTTTATTTAATAAGTTAATTTtaactcattttttttatttataaattaactaatttaaaattttattaaaataaaattaaaattaaattaaaacatGATATATTAGAATAAATGCGTGCATACATATTTAAAAACTACATtacataaatattaaaaaaatacatcacacaaacattaaaaataaaatacattacaagaaaaataaaatacataacaaaacaaattaaaatataaataattaatagatatcAAATACTAATGACTATATTTAGGGCATCGTGAACTGCGTCTTGTATGTCCTTGTTGTCCGCATTTTCCACACAGTATTATCTTTCGAGGGTTGTCCATTTCAGTACGAATACGTGAGCTTTGACCCCTCTGTCCCCgcttattttttttcttctttgtgGTTTCATCAGCAATAAGAACCCCGTACATCTCCCAATTATTTGCTACTGGAAATGTCCAATATGCCTGATTAGAGATTGGGTTAAATTCGTACTTCCACATTTCACAAAGCGTTGATAGATTATGATATGGTTCAATGTAGGGCTTCCAATCTAGGTTGCAAGTCAAACAACCTGCCACAATATGTGAACATGGAAAATGATATCGGCTCCATTTTTTACAGTAGCAAAAACTTCTACAGAGATCCACATTGTGTTTGTTACCACCTTTCCAAGATCCATTCTTGGTTCTGTATTGTGCATTAATGATTTCGAAGACACCCCTTTGTTCATTGTAGGGAATAACCCTATGCGCCGATACTTTTTTCTCGACAGTTTCAAATAACTCCCTTAATTTTTTGCAATAAATTTGACCATTTTAAAGATCATCTAAAGTTTGGGTTCTTCTCTGGGCAACTAACTTCACATATCGATAATATATGTACTCCACCATTGCTGTGACTGGTAGAAATCGAGCAGAACGTAAAAGACCATTAAAACTCTCAATCATGTTTGTTGTTGCTTGGCCATAACGATTACCTTCATCATGAGACATAGTCCACATTTCCAGTGGAATCTTTCGCAATCATCTTTCTGCATCGGGATTAGGCTCCCTAATTTGCGCCAT from Apium graveolens cultivar Ventura chromosome 5, ASM990537v1, whole genome shotgun sequence includes the following:
- the LOC141660090 gene encoding uncharacterized protein LOC141660090; translation: MSHDEGNRYGQATTNMIESFNGLLRSARFLPVTAMVEELFETVEKKVSAHRVIPYNEQRGVFEIINAQYRTKNGSWKGGNKHNVDLCRSFCYCKKWSRYHFPCSHIVAGCLTCNLDWKPYIEPYHNLSTLCEMWKYEFNPISNQAYWTFPVANNWEMYGVLIADETTKKKKNKRGQRGQSSRIRTEMDNPRKIILCGKCGQQGHTRRSSRCPKYSH